In Odontesthes bonariensis isolate fOdoBon6 chromosome 9, fOdoBon6.hap1, whole genome shotgun sequence, the following proteins share a genomic window:
- the LOC142389042 gene encoding multidrug and toxin extrusion protein 1-like: MCHSANFLPMANMEQSSDKLFCCKWVRNKVPMAHREELYHILRMTGPLLLSRILHYLLPFVVTMFCGRLGNEVMAGYGLASATINITTAATGTGLGLACDTLVSQTFGGKNLRRVGVILQRSIIILLLFCLPCWGLLINAQAILLCLGQDPEVARIAQLYIIAFLPAVPAMFLHSLQVSYLQNQGIILPQMYVAALANIANVVTNYIFLYWLDLGVAGSAAANTLSQIYICGFLFAYIWWKKLHIKTWGGWSVESLQEWGSYMKLAVPSTLMTCFEWWVYEFGGFFAGMLSEDELAAQHAVIMVAFIAYMFPLGIQAAACARVGNALGAGDTARAILTSKISLTLAGSFAVVEGLVLGSTKTVIGFIFTSDEKIIGLISHLMNAYCFLQFFDGLVCVCTGIFLGTGKQKIPAVANFIGYYCIGLSLSVTLMFVAKLRVLGFWLGLLICVVLQSTFYIIVIFRLNWERMTEEHVTYASHTSCFQAVKRVRKKTQMTLLGTEILFDSVCSNTTGQASSNGNSADGYMSVCAELPDGNTETQGGLGVQQLKVRHLSTTQLILRRGVTMFTAVALLAVGTTVHFLVPLPQTQSVNSNFTMDWINTTYAPDQFFPTVQ, encoded by the exons ATGTGCCATAGTGCCAACTTCCTCCCTATGGCAA ACATGGAGCAATCCAGTGACAAGCTTTTCTGCTGCAAATGGGTGCGAAACAAGGTTCCCATGGCCCACAGAGAAGAGCTGTACCACATCCTGCGGATGACAGGACCTCTG CTGCTCTCCCGTATCCTCCATTACTTGCTTCCATTCGTGGTGACAATGTTCTGCGGGCGCCTGGGAAATGAGGTGATGGCTGGCTATGGATTAGCCTCTGCA ACCATTAATATTACCACAGCAGCGACAGGAACTGGTCTTGGACTGGCATGTGATACTTTGGTGTCTCAG ACATTTGGTGGCAAGAACCTGCGGCGGGTGGGAGTGATCCTTCAGCGGAGCATCATCATCCTGCTGTTGTTCTGTCTGCCCTGCTGGGGGCTCCTCATTAATGCTCAGGCTATCCTGTTGTGTCTGGGCCAGGACCCTGAGGTGGCCAG AATAGCCCAGCTGTATATTATAGCCTTCCTCCCTGCAGTGCCC GCAATGTTTCTACATAGTCTTCAGGTGTCTTATCTGCAGAACCAG GGAATAATACTGCCACAAATGTACGTTGCTGCTTTGGCAAACATAGCAAACGTGGTGACGAACTACATCTTTCTTTACTGGCTGGATCTAGGTGTTGC TGGATCTGCAGCAGCCAACACTCTGTCTCAGATTTACATCTGTGGTTTTCTGTTTGCTTACATTTGGTGGAAGAAGCTCCACATTAAAACATGGGGAG GCTGGTCCGTTGAATCACTGCAGGAGTGGGGCTCTTACATGAAGCTGGCTGTCCCCAGCACATTAATGACTTGTTTTGAGTGGTGGGTTTATGAGTTTGGGGGATTCTTTGCAG GAATGCTGAGTGAAGATGAGCTGGCAGCCCAACATGCTGTGATAATGGTGGCTTTCATAGCCTACATG TTCCCGCTTGGTATTCAAGCTGCAGCATGTGCGCGGGTTGGCAATGCTCTCGGTGCAGGAGACACTGCCAGGGCTATTCTCACCAGCAAAATTTCTCTAACTCTGGCAG GTAGCTTTGCAGTTGTTGAAGGTCTTGTACTTGGCTCGACTAAAACAGTGATTGGCTTCATCTTCACCTCTGATGA GAAGATCATAGGTCTGATCTCACACTTGATGAACGCTTACTGTTTCCTTCAGTTCTTTGATGGCCTTGTG TGTGTGTGCACCGGCATCTTTTTGGGCACAGGCAAACAGAAGATTCCAGCTGTGGCTAATTTCATTGGATACTACTGCATAGGGCTTTCACTGAGTGTGACTTTAATGTTTGTTGCAAAACTACGAGTTTTAG GTTTTTGGCTGGGACTGCTGATTTGTGTTGTCCTGCAATCCACCTTCTACATCATTGTAATCTTCAGGCTGAACTGGGAGAGAATGACCGAGGAG CATGTAACTTACGCATCTCATACTTCTTGCTTTCAGGCTGTAAAACGGGTTAGGAAAAAGACTCAAATGACACTATTAGGAACAGAAATCCTGTTTGACAGTGTTTGTAGCAACACTACTGGCCAGGCATCAAGCAATGGGAAC TCTGCAGATGGCTACATGTCTGTTTGCGCCGAGCTTCCTGATGGAAACACAGAGACGCAGGGTGGACTTGGGGTCCAGCAGCTGAAGGTTAGACATCTCTCCACAACCCAGCTGATCCTCAGGCGAGGCGTCACTATGTTCACAGCGGTTGCtcttctggctgtgggaacaaccGTGCACTTCCTTGTCCCATTACCTCAGACCCAGTCTGTAAACAGCAATTTTACCATGGACTGGATCAATACAACATATGCTCCTGATCAATTTTTTCCCACTGTGCAATAG